Proteins from a single region of Paenibacillus sp. BIHB 4019:
- a CDS encoding GntR family transcriptional regulator: MDFTIKPTAVSTRDAIYLTLKEQILSLELPPGTSISEKEISVKLGVSRTPVRESFVRLAQEGLLEIFPQRGTDVSLIDLELVEEARFMREQLETAVIRLACISFPAQRLTAMRHNLALQRACVESQDYKTMFELDEAFHRTLFEGCRKSNTWSVIQQINVHLNRSRMLRLAADHHWEHLYEQHLQMAQAIESRDTQLAERLMKEHLNLTIADQALLKEKFPTYFK, from the coding sequence ATGGATTTTACGATAAAGCCCACTGCCGTATCGACGCGGGATGCGATTTATTTGACGCTGAAGGAGCAGATTTTGAGCTTGGAGCTGCCGCCAGGCACGAGCATTTCGGAGAAGGAAATTTCCGTAAAGCTTGGCGTCAGCCGCACCCCCGTTCGGGAAAGCTTCGTTCGGCTGGCGCAGGAAGGGCTGCTCGAAATTTTTCCGCAGCGCGGTACCGATGTGTCGCTCATTGATTTGGAGCTGGTCGAGGAAGCCCGCTTTATGCGCGAGCAGCTGGAGACTGCGGTTATCCGCCTCGCCTGCATCAGCTTCCCTGCGCAGCGGCTGACGGCGATGCGCCACAATCTCGCCTTGCAACGGGCTTGCGTAGAAAGCCAAGACTACAAAACGATGTTTGAGCTGGACGAAGCTTTTCACCGCACGCTGTTTGAGGGCTGCCGCAAGAGCAACACTTGGTCCGTCATCCAGCAAATCAACGTCCATCTCAACCGCAGCCGCATGCTGCGTCTCGCTGCCGATCACCACTGGGAGCATTTGTACGAGCAGCATTTGCAAATGGCACAGGCGATTGAAAGCCGCGATACCCAGCTTGCCGAACGGCTGATGAAGGAGCATTTGAACTTGACGATTGCCGATCAGGCGCTATTGAAAGAGAAGTTCCCTACCTACTTCAAATAA